The genomic stretch GCGAGAAAACGTCCGGTCGACGGACCTGCCTGGCAGCCGAATTTCGATTCCCCAGGCGCTGCGCGAACTCAATCCGCTCGAAGCCGATGCAATGGTCCGCCGCAATTGACGGCGTCGGAGGCCAGCTGCCGCGACGAACGCTTCGCGTGGCCGGCCAGGCGCGCTAGCCCGGCATCACTCGCGCCACGAAGGTCATTCGCGCCTGATTGTGTCCGATATTCTGCGGCGCGCGCGTCGCGCTGAAGCCGGCGGCTTTCAGCTTGGCGATGATCGCGGCCTCGTCATAGGTCTGCAGCCCGATCCGGGAGCGCAATTGCCGGTAATCCGATAGCGCGGTGCGCGCCAGCCCCCATAGCGCGTCCTTGAGAAAGCCGTGGGTGCGGGCAAAGCGCAGCAGCGCGGTGACGTCGCCGGCCATGCCGATATCGGGCCGCAGGATGTCGCCGAGCACCAGCCTGCCGCCGGGCTTCAGCAATCTGCGGATCACCGCGAAGGCGGTGTCGAGCTCGGCCGGCGTCATATATTGCGCCACCGAATTCATCACCGCCAGATCGACGGAGCTTTCCTCCATCTGCCTCAGCTCGTCGAGCGAGCGCACCCGGATCTTGGTGATCGGCGCGAAGCGGGAGATCAGCCGGCCGCGCACGCCGGGGGCGGGCTCCGCCAGGATCAGCTTGCCACAGGCGGCTGCGACCTGCGCCGCCGACAGCGCCTCGCCGCAGGCATAGTCCAGCACGGTGGCGTCGGGCGAGGCGATGTAGCCGATGATGTCCCGGGCGATTTCCTGAAAATGCACGTCGCGGTGCAATTTGCTGACGTAAATCGTATGCGCGGAATCGTAATAATCGATCCAGTCGTCCATCGGTGGCCTCGGTGGCTGATGTGGCGCGGCGTCAGCATCTGACGGCGTGCCGATTTTTTGGGCTGATATTGAAGGGAATCCTGTTCCGGATTTGGAACTGGGCTGAGTTTTTCGCGTTGGTGCAACGTCTAGAGGGTTTCGGACGATTGGGAAACATTATCGCGCGCGGTGCTGTCGCGCCGCAACGTCGGACGTCACCCGATACCGGATGTGCCGCTCGGCACTCCGCATCCGAAACCGCTCCTGTGTCCAATACTGTAAAGGAAATTATCGTGCCCAAAACCTCCGTCGATCCCAAACTGGATACCCCCTCCGATCTGCCGCAGCAGGCCACCGACAAGATTTCGTCGACGCTGAACGTGCTGCTTGCCGATGCTTTTGCGCTTTATCTCAAGACCAAGAATTTCCATTGGCATATCAGCGGCCGTCATTTCCGCGATTACCATCTGATGCTCGACGAACAGTCCGATCAGATCTTCGCCACCACCGACGCGCTGGCGGAGCGGGTGCGCAAGGTCGGCGGCACCACGCTGCGTTCGATCGGCCAGATCGCCAAGCTGCAGACCATCAAGGACAATGACGAGGCCTTCGTGCCGCCGCGCGAGATGCTGCGCGAGCTGATGGAAGACAACAAGAAGATGGCGGCGGCGATGCGCAAGGCGCACAAGATCGTCGACGATTGCGAAGACGCCGCGACCGCCGGGCTGCTGGAAAACTACATCGACGAAACCGAACGCCGCACCTGGTTCCTGTTCGAAGCCAGCCGCCAGGAAGGCGACAATGTCGGCTAGCCAAGTCGGGCTAGCCAAGCCTGGATAGTCAAGCCTGGTGCCCCGGACGCGCTGCGGCATGCAATGCCGCTGCGCAGATCCGGGTCCCCGGTTCATCTGGTCACCCGACGAATCTAAACGACTCTCGACTCTAGACAGCCGGGGTTCAGCGGAGCATCGCGGAGCCTGTGCTGGGGCCGCGCCCGGGAGTTGTCGATCCTTATCGACGGGGCGGGCGCGTAGGAGATCACGCTGGGCACTTGTCCCACAGCCGGAGCAGCTCGCCGTCCTGGCCGAACACCGGGTCAGTCTGCGGCAGTGCCACCTGCGGGATCGTTTTCAGCGCCATGCGGTAATTGTCCGGCGTCGGCCGCGTCACCTGCATCGTATTGCCGGGCGGATAGGCGCCGACCACGGAAAAATCATGGCTCGAGAACAGTGATTTGTGCCCGGTGCCGGCCGGCAAGATCGCGACATCTCCGGGGTTGAGCTCGATTGCCTCGCCGCGCTCGCCGCCGAACAGCACCAAAGCGCGGCCGCGCGCGACGCCAAGGGCTTCGTGCACCGTGGCGTGGTAATGCAGATAATCGAAGATGCCGTTGCGCCACAGCGCGGCCCAGCCATTGCGATTGAAGATGCTCTCGATGGCCTGTTCGGGATGGCCGCGCCCGACATCGACCGCGCGCTTATAGATGATCAGCGGCAGCGGGTTGTTGGGAACCAGACCATCATCCTCGAAGACGAAGGTCAGCGGCTTGATCTGGTCGCGCGTCAGCGACATGGGAACTCCAGCTTTGTCAATATGTTGCTGGATTCAACGTCAAGTTGGCGATGATGTTCCCGGAATCTCGAACACCAGACATGTGGTGGTGGCATGCGCCAGCAGCCGGCCCTTGGCGTCGGTGATGCGGGCCTCGGCGGTGGCGGCGCGGCGGCCAACATTGAGGGTTCGGCCCTCGGTGCGCACCGCGCCGCTGTCGGCGCTCATGCCCCTGATGAAGCTGACCTTGAATTCCAGCGTGGTGTAGCCTTGGCCCGGCGCCAGCATCGAATGCACCGCCAGGCCCATCGCCGAATCCAGCAGGGTCGCCGCATAGCCGCCATGGACCGAGCCGATCGGATTGTAGTGCCGCATCCCCGGCACCGAATGCATCACCACCACGCCGGACTCGGCGCTGCTGTCGAACGGCTCGATCGTCTGCATGATCGGCGGCGCCGGCAATCGGCCCTCGAAAATGGCGCGCACGAAATCGAGCCCCGGCATCGACGCCATGATTTGGGTGGGGGTGACGCCATAGCTGACGGTGGGGCGGGGGCGGTCATCCATCGGCATATGCTCCGGTCGTTAAGATGACGGGCATCATACGAAAAACCCGGCGTCACGCCAGCGCAAAAATTCGCCGCTGTTCTCCCCTCCCCCTTGCGGGGAGGGGGCGGGGGTGGGGGTGCCGCGGAAACTGGCGCGTCTGTTATGGACGATGCTGGCGTGCGGGGAGTTGAACGTGATGCACTGCGCCGCAGACCCCCACCCCCAACCCCTCCCCGCAAGGGGGAGGGGCGCGCGCTGCCGTTGGCGCGGCGTGATCCGACGCAGCCTGTTCGCCAACCGAACGTCATTCCGGGGCGCGAGCCGTCAGGCGAGCGAACCCGGAATCCTGCTGCAGGAAGATGGGTGATGACCGGCCGCGAGATTCCTGGTTCGCGCCCAGCTATCGCTGCTCGCGCCCCGGAATGACAGCGCCGGATTGGATTGAGACGCCGTGCAGCGACGGCCTATGCCGCGCTCTTGTTGGCCCGCATTAATTCGGCGAAGCGCCGGAACAGATAATGCGAGTCGCGCGGGCCTGGCGAGGCTTCCGGGTGATACTGCACCGAGAACACCGGCTTGTCGGCCAGCGCGATGCCGCAATTGCTGTCGTCGAACAGCGAGACATGGGTCTGGGTGACATTGGCGGGCAGGGTGGTCTTGTCGACCGCAAAACCGTGATTCATCGAGGTGATCTCGACCTTGCCGGTGGTGATGTCCTTGACCGGATGGTTGGCGCCGTGATGGCCCTGATGCATCTTCACGGTCTTGCCGCCGAGCGCGAGGCCGAGCATCTGGTGGCCGAGACAGATCCCGAAGGTCGGCACGCCGGAGGCGATCACCTGCTGGATCACCGGCACCGCATATTTGCCGGTCGCCGCAGGATCGCCGGGGCCGTTCGACAGGAATACGCCGTCCGGCTTCAGCGCCATGATGTCTTCGGCCGACGTCGTCGCCGGCACCACGGTGACCTTGCAGCCTTCGCCGGCCAGCAGCCGCAGGATGTTGCGCTTGATGCCGTAATCGATCGCCACGACGTTGAATTCCGGCTGATCCTGGCGGCCGAAGCCTTCGTTCCAGATCCACGGCGTTTCGTCCCAGCCAAAGCGCTGGCCGGAGGTCACCAGCGGCACCAGGTCCATGCCTTCGAGGCCGGGCCATTCGCGGGCTTCTTCATTCAGCGCGTGCAGATCGAACTTGCCGTCGGCGGCATGGGCGATCACCGCATTGGGCATGCCCTTGCCGCGGATCAGCGCGGTCAGCGCGCGGGTGTCGATGCCGGACAGGCCGATGATGCCGCGGGCGCGCAGCCAGGCGTCGAGATGGCGCGACGAGCGGTAATTCGACGGGTCGGTGATCGCGGCGCGCAGAATCACGCCGCGGGCGCCCGGCGTCGCCGCCATGTTCACCGTTTCGATGTCGTCGTCATTGGTGCCGACATTGCCGATATGCGGGAAGGTGAAGGTGATCAACTGCCCGGCATAGGACGGGTCGGTGAGGATTTCCTCATAACCGGTCATCGCGGTGTTGAAACAGACTTCGCCGACCGCGTAGCCTTCCGCGCCGAGGCCGAAGCCTTCGAATACGGTGCCATCGGCAAGCACGAGCAGCGCGGTCGGCTTGTGGTCCGGCCAGGCGGGATTGGTTTCTGAGTTCGTCATGAGCGCATTACATAGTCGTCGCATCGGGCGCCGTCAAAGCCGGAAGCCGGCGATTCACCGGGGTTTGTCGAAATTTGACAGGATAGGCCAGGCAATTAGGGTCGGCGCCGCGCCGGACGGCGAATTCGCCGCCGGGTTGGGAGGATTCATGACCGATTCACTGCCGATTCTGCTGGTTCCGGGCCTGGGCGGCTCGCCGCGGATCTATGCCCCGTTGCTGCCGGCGCTATGGCGCCACGGCCCGGTGAGCGTTGCCAATCACATCCGCGACGACAGTATCGCGGCCATCGCGGCGCGGATCCTGGCCGAGGCGCCGCCGCGTTTCGCGCTCGCCGGCCATTCGATGGGCGGCTATATCGCCTTCGAGATCATGCGGCAGGCGCCGGAGCGGGTGGCGCGGCTGGCGCTGCTCAACACCCAGGCGCGTCCCGATGACGACGCCGCCAAGGAGCGCCGCGGCGCCATGATCGCCCGCATCCAGGGCGGCGGCTACAGCGACGGGATCGCCAGCATGGTCGCCGGCTTCGTGCATCCGTCGCGCGTCGACGACGCCGAGCTGCGCCGTGTCATCTATGCGATGGCCGACGATGTCGGCCCCGAGGCCTTCGCCCGGCAACTCGTCGCCATCATGGGGCGGCCGGATTCGCGGCCCACGCTGGCTCAGATCCGTTGCCCGACCCTGGTGCTGAGCGGCGATCAGGACAACACCCTGTCCAACGCGCTGTCGGTCGAGATCGCCGAAGGGATTTCCGGCGCCAAATTGGTGATCGTGCCGGAATGCGGGCACCTGTCGCAGATCGAGCGGCCGGCGGCGGTGACCGAGGCGCTGCTGGACTGGCTGACCAACTGAGTTGTTTCCGAGGTCCAGAGCGCCTAAATCAAGCCCCGACGATTTAGACGTCATTGCGAGCCAGCGGATGGCGCGAAGCGCCAGCCGCTGAGCGAAGCAATCCAGGGCCGCACATCCGAACTGGATTGCTTCGTCGCAACAGCTCCTCGCAATGACGGGGCAAGCCTGCGATCGACCGTCCGTCGAACCGAGGAGATTGAGATGCTGCGCGAAAATATCAACAACGCGGTCAAGGACGCGATGCGGGCCAAGGACGAGCGCAAGCTGTCGACCCTGCGGATGGTGAATTCGACCATCAAGAATGCCGACATCGAGGTGCGCGGCCAGGGCAAGCCGCCCTTGACCGATGGCGAGATCCTGAGCGTGCTGCAGAAGATGATCAAGCAGCGCCAGGAATCGGTCGAGCTCTACGACAAGGGCGGCCGCGCCGAACTGGCCGACCAGGAACGTGCCGAGATCGCCATCATCTCCGCCTATCTGCCGCAGCAGATGTCCGAGGACGAGGTCAAGGCCGCGATTGCCGTAACCATCGCTGACACCGGCGCCGCCGGCATCAAGGACATGGGCAAGGTGATCGGCGCGCTGAAGGCGAAATATGCCGGCCAGATGGATTTCGGCACGGCCAGCGGCCTGGTGAAGGCCGCGCTGACCGCCTGAGCGCTCAAGCCGTCATTGCATCATTGCAGAGGGCACCGCGTCCCGGGCGCGGTGCAGCGCATTGCGCTGCTCCGCAGAACCGGGACCCCGCTTCCAGCGCCAACCGGGGCCCCGGCTCTGCGGCGCACCACGCCGCAAGCGCGGCGCGTTGCACCGCGTCCGGGGCACGTGCTCAATGCCCCATCGCCGGCTTGGCGCTGCGGTCGACGGTGCGCAGCGACAGCGCCAGCGGCACCATCAGCAGGGCGATGCAGGCCAGCGCCACGAAGACGTCGATATAGGCCAGCAGCGCCGACTGGTTCTCGACGATGCGGCCGATCACCGCCATTGCTGCGCCGGCATTATCGCCGGTGGCGTTCTGGCTCTTCAGATAGTTCTGGATGCCGTTGAGCGTGTCGTGGAAGAACGGATTCCAGGCGCCGATGTGCTCGGCCAGCCGGCTGTGGTGAAACTGTTCGCGCTGCGCCAGCACGGTCTGGCTGATTGAGACCCCGATCGAGCCGCCGAAATTGCGCGCCAGATTGATCATCGCCGAGGCCTGGTCGGTCTTGTTCGCCGGAATGCCGTCATAGGACGCGGTGGTGATCGGGATGAAGATCAGCGGCAGGCCGAGGCCGAGATAGATCCGCGACATCGCGAAGTACCAATAATCGGCGTTCGGCGACAGCCGCAGCAGATCGGCCATCGCGCCGACGCAGATGCAGGCGCCGGCCGCGATCAGCCAGCGCGGCTGGATCGCGCTGAGCCGGCCGACGACCACCATCATCACCATGGTGACGAGGCCGCCCGGCGAAATCACCAGCCCGGCCAGCGTCGCGGTGTAGCCGTAGCGCTCCTGTAACAGTTGCGGCAGGATCTGGGTGGTGGCGATCAGCAAAGCGCCGGTCGCCAGCATGATCGCAAAGCAGGTGCCGAACTGCCGCCCCGCCAGCATCCGGATGTCGATCAGCGGCTTGTCGCGGTGCAGCTCCCAGGGCACGAACAGCACCAGCCCGGTCAGCGACAGCGCCGAGAAGGTGACGATGAAACTCGAGTCGAACCAGCCGTCGATCTGGCCGCGATCGAGCACCACTTCCAGCGCGCCGAGAAACACCGCGACCAGGATGAAGCCGATGAAGTCGAAATTCGGCCCCTTGGCCCACAATTCGGCGCGGGCTTTCTTCTGCTGTTCGGAAGCCGGAATGATCAGATAGATCAGGATCAGCGACATCACGCCGACCGGCACATTGATCAGGAAGCACCAGTGCCACGACAGATTGTCACTGAGCCAGCCGCCCAGCGTCGGCCCGACCACCGGCGCCACCACCACGGCGATGCCGTAGAGCGCAAAACCCTGACCGCGCTTGGCCGGCGGAAATGCCGCCGCCAGGATCGATTGCGCCACCGGCGTCATGCCGCCGCCAGCCAGGCCCTGCAGGATGCGGAACACCAGCAGCGACTGCAGGTCCCAGGCCATGCCGCATAACAGCGAGCTGACGGTGAACAGCGTGATGCAGGCCAGGAAGAAGTTCTTGCGGCCGAACATTTCGGCGATCCAGCCCGAGGCGCACAGCACGATCGAATTCGCCACCAGATAGGTGGTGACCACCCATGAGGCCTCGTCGCTCGACACCGCGAGGCCGCCGGAGATGTAGCGCAGCGCCACATTGGCGATGGTGGTGTCGAGCACCTCCATGAAGGTCGCGACCGAGACCAGCACCGCGATCAGCCAGGGATTGGTGCCGTATTCTCCTTGCTCGCTTGCCATCGCGGCGCGCTCACGGCCGCACGGTGACGGTGGGCACCACCGACATGCCGGGGCCGAGTGCCACGTCGGGGCGCTGGTCGAAGGTGATCTTCACCGGCACGCGCTGCACCACCTTGACGTAATTGCCGGTGGCATTCTCGGCGGGCAGCAGGCTGAAGGCGGTGCCGCTGCCGGCCTGGATGCTGTTGACGTGGCCCGGAAAAGAACGGTCATAGGCGTCGATGTGAATATCGACGGGCTGGCCCACTTTCATCAATTCGAGCTGGGTCTCCTTGAAATTCGCCGTCACCCAGACCTCGAGCGGCACCAGCACCATGATGGCTTGGCCGGGCGCCGCCAGCGCGCCGACGGCGCCGGTCAGTTTGGCGATGCGGCCGTCGGTCGGCGCGCGCAATTCGGTGCGCTGCAGATTGGCGTCCGCCTGTTCCTTCTGCGCCTGCGCGGCCTTGAGTTGCGCCTGCGCCTGTTCTCGCTTGGCGCGCAGCACGTCGACCTGCCGGGTCGCCGCGACTTTGGCGGCCATCGCGGCATCGAGCGCCGCCTGCTTGCTGGTGAAGTCGGATTCGGCCTGCTGCGCGCGCTGCACCGTGCCGGCACCGTTCTTCACCAGCTGCTGATAGCGCTGGTTCTCGTCGCGGGCGAAGTCGAGCGCCGCCTGCGCCTCCTGCACCTGCTTGGTGGCCTGATCGATCTGCGCTTTCTGCGCCTGAATCTGCGCCTCGGTGTCGTCGATCGACGCCTGCGCCTGGCGGATCTGCGCCGCCGCCTGATCGACCGCGGCCTGGTAGTCACGCGGATCGATCTTGGCGAGCAGGTCGCCGGTCTTCACCACCTGATTGTCGGTGACATTGACCCCGACGATCGCGCCGGAGACCTGCGGGCTGATCAGCACCGGGCGCGAATCGATGAAGGCGTCGTCACTGCTCTCGTAGTGCCGCGCGTGCAGATACCAGGCGATCCCCGCCGCGATGCCGGCGACGAGCAGGACCGCGAGGACGATCGTCGCCGTCGGGTGCCGGCCAATGGTGGCCCTGAGCCCGCCCTTGGTCGGGGTTTGCGGCGGCTCGCTCGGAGCGTCTTGGCGCTGTTCCGGGGGCGCCGGCTTCGACCGCGCCTCCACTGTGGCCTCTGACTTCGAGGTGGATTCCGACTCCGATCTCGGTTCCGATTTGACCCCGTCGATCCGCTGCGGATTGCGCGCGAAAGAGCTGTCGTGGCCGCCGTCAGCCTTTTCAGCCATGCTTGACGTCACGTCAGCCGTGCTCATGTGCCTCACCATCGATCTGGAACCGAATTCCAAGAAACGAAAACAATCGGGTTGGTCGCTGGTTCCGCCGCGTTGTGCAGTGCAGCTTCAGCCGTGCTGCATGGCTGGGTGTGGCTGCCAGCAATATGTGTGCGGATGCAGTGAAGCGCGCCGCGCTTGCGACGTGGTGCGCTGCGGAGCCGCGGCCCCGGTTTGCAGATCAGCATCAGCGCGGGCTGCGGCTCAACGCCATGCTGCAGCGCAATGTGAGCCCGCGTAGTTAGCCGGCTGGCGCGGCGCTTGCGCGCGCAATCCGATTGACGTCCGCCGCGACGCGGTTCTTAATAGCCGCAACTAATAATGAACAACCACCAACAGGGGAGGAGCGACCATGTCGATCTCCGGTAAGGTTGATCCCGTCGTGCGGCAGATCACGATCGCCGACATCGCGGATGCGTTGGGTCAGGGCCTGCGTGATTTCCAGGCCGCGCCCCTCTACGGGCTGGCGTTCGGCGCGATCTACGCCGCCGGCGGGATGCTGATCCTGGCCTGTCTGACCGCCTTGCATATGGTGTATCTGGCCTATCCTCTCGGCGCCGGCTTCGCGCTGCTCGGGCCGTTCGTGGCACTCGGGCTTTATGAAGTCAGCCGCCAGCGCGAGCAGGGCAAAAGGCCGTCGATCCCGCATTTGATCGGGTTGATGCGCAGCCGCGGCGAACTCGGCTGGATGGCGTTCGTGACGCTGTTTCTGTTCGTGATCTGGATGTATCAGGTCCGGCTGCTGATCGCGCTGTTCCTCGGCATCAGCGCCTCCTTCACCAGCCTGCAGCAGTTCATCTCGGTGGTGCTGACCACCAATGAGGGGCTGGTGTTCCTCGCGGTCGGCAATTGTGTCGGCGCGGCGCTGGCGTTGGTGCTGTTCTCGCTGACCGTGGTCTCGTTCCCGCTGCTGCTCGATCGCGACGTCGACTTCGTCACCGCGATGGTGACCAGCGTCCGCGCGGTGGTGATGAGCCCGCTGCCGATGATCGGCTGGGCCGCGACCATCGTGCTGCTGTTGGCGATCTCGGCGCTGCCCTATTTCCTCGGGCTGGTGGTGACGCTGCCGATTCTCGGCCACGCCACCTGGCATCTCTACCGCAAGCTCGTGGTGCCCGTTGCGGCCGAGATGCCGGAGACGCTCCCCGAAACCGGCAACGACAATGTGGCGACGATGCCGCGCGCGGCATCGCGCAATTGAGGTCGATAGCCCAAGCCGGGAACCGAACCGGAAAAGCGGCTTGGCGGCGTCTCGAAGGCTCGTTCTGCGAGTCTGACTGAAGAAGAAGGATTTCGTCATTGCGAGCCGAGGACGGCGCATCGCGCCGTCCGACGGCGAAGCAATCCAGGGGCATCAAGCACAGACTGGATTGCTTCGTCGCAACAGCTCCTCGCAATGACGGCGTTGAAGGCCTCGTTTGTTCATCACTTTTTCGGTCAGGCTGTGAGGAGCGGCCGCTTGGCCGCATCGCGAAGCCTCATCCTGAGGAGCGGCCACTTGGCCGCGTCTCGAAGGATGAGGCTGTGCCGCGCCTCATGGTTCGAGACGCGCGCCAAGCGGCGCGCTCCTCACCATGAGGCTCGGCAGTGCCATTGCCCAACGCACAATGACGGCCTTGGGTGCGCGACGTCGGGCTTCCGTTGCTGCAGCGATCGTGCTTTATCGACGCGGTCCCGATCAGCCGCGAGTCTCAACATGTCGCTCCAGCTCTATCTCACTTATGTCGCCGCCTGCGTCGCGCTGGCGCTGTTGCCTGGCCCCGTGGTGACGCTGGTGATCGCCAACGGGTTGCGGCACGGCACAAGAGCGGCATTGACCAATATCGCCGGCGCCCAGCTCGGGCTCGGCGTGGTAATCGCGTTGGTCGCTGTCGGGCTGACCACGCTGATGGCGACGATGGGCTATTGGTTCGACTGGGTGCGCTTTCTCGGCGCCGCCTATCTGGTCTGGCTCGGCATCGCGCTGATCCGGGCGCCGGTCCATGCGCTGGCCGATGCCGGCGCGCCGCCGCCGCCGCCGCGCGGCGGGTTTTTCCTGCAGGGCCTGGTGGTGCTGCTCAGCAATCCCAAGGTGCTGGTGTTCTTCGGCGCCTTCATTCCGCAATTCGTCGACATGAACCGGCCGCATCTTCCGCAAGTCGCGCTGCTTGGCGCGATTTTCATGGCGATCACTGGCGTCACCGATGCGGCCTATGCGGTGCTGGCCGGCCGGGCGCGCACCTTCTTTTCGGCGCGACGCACCAGGCTGCTGTCGCGGATCTCCGGCGGCTTCATGATCGGCGGCGGCCTCTGGCTGGCGCTGTCGCGGGCGCGCTGAGCGCGCGCCTCAATGCGAGGCGGCGCAGTCATCTCCTGACAGCGTCGCCGCGATGCCGCGCAGCGCCCGCGCCAGACGCTGGGCCCATTCGATCTGGCCGGCTTGCTCCGTGATCAGATCCTGCCTGATCTCCAGGCCGCTATTGGGCAGGCCGCGTTGTTCGCCATGCACCGGAATGGTGTAGTCGGTGGCGTCGTCGACCGCATAGGGCTCGTTGTCGCCGACCACCAGGTCGGCCTCGGCGCGCAGCGCCGCCAGCAGCAGCGGCGGCAGCACGGTGTCGCGATGATACAGCGTGCCGATATGCCAGGGCCGCGCGATGCCGGCATAGACCGGGGTGAAGCTGTGCAGCGCCACCAGCAGGGTCGGCTGCCCCGCTTTGAGCCGGGCGTCGATCGCCTGCGCGATGCGCTGGTGGTAGGGATCGAAAATCAGCCGGCGCCGCTGCTCGGCCGCCGCCGGCGTCAGGCCCTGATTGCCCGGAACGCTGGTCGCTTCGCTGATCACCGGAATTGAACTCGCCGCTTCGGGCGGCCGGTTGCAATCGATCACCAGCCGCGAATAACGCTGCGCGATCAGATGGGCGCCCAGCAGCTCCGACAGCCGCTCGGCGACGCCGGCGATCCCGATATCCCAGGCAATATGGCGCGCAAGCTCGCTTTCCGGCAGGCCGAGATCGTCCAGTTCCGGCGGAATCACCCGCCCATAATGGTCGCAGGTCAGCAGGAACGGCGAGGCCCCGCCGGGGTTTTTCTCGATCACCGGAACATCCAGCGTTCCAAGACGTCGTTGTGGGTCGCGTGCGCCGCTCATCTGTGCCCGTGCCTGTCGAAATCGCATCCGTTCGAGCCGGCATCGGTATAGAGACCAGTGCCTAAAGTCACGTCACGAATAGTATTCGTCCTGAATACGCAGCCTGAATGCCCTGCAAATGCCGTTGCTGACGATCCATCACAACACCGAATATCGCTATGCCCGCCCGGTCGCGTTCGGTGAGCATCGCATCATGCTGCGGCCGCGCGACGGCCATGATCTGCGGATGCTGGCCGGCCAGCTGGATATTTCCCCGGAGCCGATGTCGCTGCGCTGGATCCATGACGTGTTCGGCAACAGCGTCGCGATCGCCACTTTCGACGAGCGTGCCACCACGCTGAGCTTCCGCTCGACCGCGACGGTGGAGCACAATCCGACCGAGGATTTCGCCCTGACCGCGCAGGATCGCGCCTATTTCTATCCGTTTCTCTATGAAGACGACGAGTTCCCCGATCTGGTCGAGTTCATCCGGCCGCAATATGGCGATCCCGACGGCGAATTGTCGGCCTGGGCGCGGAATTTCCTCGACGCCGAAGGCCCGACCCCGACCTTCAATATTCTCAGCGGCATGACCCACGGCATCCGCGCCGCCTTCACCTATCGCAAGCGTCACGCCCACGGCACCCAGCACCCGCTCGACACGCTGCAGACCGGGACCGGCACCTGCCGCGACTTCGCGCTGCTGATGATCGAGGCGCTGCGCCGGCTCGGCATCGCGGCGCGCTTCGTCTCCGGCTATCTGTTCGTGCATGGCGACCGCGGCCATGTCGGCGGCGGCTCGACCCACGCCTGGGTCCAGGTCTATCTGCCCGCCGCCGGCTGGATCGAATTCGATCCCACCAACGGCATTATCGGCAGCCGCGATCTGGTGCGCGTCGCGGTGGCGCGCGATCCGCGGCAGGCGATCCCGCTGCACGGCTCCTATCTCGGCGAGGCCGATGATTTCATCGGCATGGAGGTCAATATCAAGGTGCTGTCGGTGGCCGACGACGGCAATGCGCTACGCCACGCCATGACGTCGAGCGATATGGCGGCGAGCGACACGGCGACGGTCCCGCGCAATGACAAGGCCGAATTCGCCTAGTATAGGACAGCCCCCAATCCATCCTTCAGCGGGGCACGATGCTGGATCGTCTGTTCGTCTATGGCACCTTGATGCGCGGCTTCGACCATCCGATGGCCCGGCTGTTGTCGGGTCATGCGGACTATCTCGGCACCGCCTGCGCGCGCGGCCGGCTCTATCTGGCGCGGCACTATCCGGGACTGGTGACATCGGCGAATGGTGCCGATCTGGTGTGGGGCGAGTTGTTCCGGCTGCATCAGCCGCACGCATTGCTGGCGCAGCTCGACGACTATGAAGGCTGCGGCCCCAACGATCCCGCGCCCGCCGAATATCGCCGCGAGGTCTGTCCGGTCACGCTGGGCGACGGCGGCGAGCGGGCAGGCGAGGCGCTCGCCGTGGCGTCGACCGAGGCCTGGACCT from Rhodopseudomonas sp. BAL398 encodes the following:
- a CDS encoding class I SAM-dependent methyltransferase, encoding MDDWIDYYDSAHTIYVSKLHRDVHFQEIARDIIGYIASPDATVLDYACGEALSAAQVAAACGKLILAEPAPGVRGRLISRFAPITKIRVRSLDELRQMEESSVDLAVMNSVAQYMTPAELDTAFAVIRRLLKPGGRLVLGDILRPDIGMAGDVTALLRFARTHGFLKDALWGLARTALSDYRQLRSRIGLQTYDEAAIIAKLKAAGFSATRAPQNIGHNQARMTFVARVMPG
- a CDS encoding Dps family protein, which translates into the protein MIVPKTSVDPKLDTPSDLPQQATDKISSTLNVLLADAFALYLKTKNFHWHISGRHFRDYHLMLDEQSDQIFATTDALAERVRKVGGTTLRSIGQIAKLQTIKDNDEAFVPPREMLRELMEDNKKMAAAMRKAHKIVDDCEDAATAGLLENYIDETERRTWFLFEASRQEGDNVG
- a CDS encoding PaaI family thioesterase, translated to MDDRPRPTVSYGVTPTQIMASMPGLDFVRAIFEGRLPAPPIMQTIEPFDSSAESGVVVMHSVPGMRHYNPIGSVHGGYAATLLDSAMGLAVHSMLAPGQGYTTLEFKVSFIRGMSADSGAVRTEGRTLNVGRRAATAEARITDAKGRLLAHATTTCLVFEIPGTSSPT
- the carA gene encoding glutamine-hydrolyzing carbamoyl-phosphate synthase small subunit, translating into MTNSETNPAWPDHKPTALLVLADGTVFEGFGLGAEGYAVGEVCFNTAMTGYEEILTDPSYAGQLITFTFPHIGNVGTNDDDIETVNMAATPGARGVILRAAITDPSNYRSSRHLDAWLRARGIIGLSGIDTRALTALIRGKGMPNAVIAHAADGKFDLHALNEEAREWPGLEGMDLVPLVTSGQRFGWDETPWIWNEGFGRQDQPEFNVVAIDYGIKRNILRLLAGEGCKVTVVPATTSAEDIMALKPDGVFLSNGPGDPAATGKYAVPVIQQVIASGVPTFGICLGHQMLGLALGGKTVKMHQGHHGANHPVKDITTGKVEITSMNHGFAVDKTTLPANVTQTHVSLFDDSNCGIALADKPVFSVQYHPEASPGPRDSHYLFRRFAELMRANKSAA
- a CDS encoding alpha/beta fold hydrolase is translated as MTDSLPILLVPGLGGSPRIYAPLLPALWRHGPVSVANHIRDDSIAAIAARILAEAPPRFALAGHSMGGYIAFEIMRQAPERVARLALLNTQARPDDDAAKERRGAMIARIQGGGYSDGIASMVAGFVHPSRVDDAELRRVIYAMADDVGPEAFARQLVAIMGRPDSRPTLAQIRCPTLVLSGDQDNTLSNALSVEIAEGISGAKLVIVPECGHLSQIERPAAVTEALLDWLTN
- a CDS encoding GatB/YqeY domain-containing protein, with product MLRENINNAVKDAMRAKDERKLSTLRMVNSTIKNADIEVRGQGKPPLTDGEILSVLQKMIKQRQESVELYDKGGRAELADQERAEIAIISAYLPQQMSEDEVKAAIAVTIADTGAAGIKDMGKVIGALKAKYAGQMDFGTASGLVKAALTA
- a CDS encoding DHA2 family efflux MFS transporter permease subunit → MASEQGEYGTNPWLIAVLVSVATFMEVLDTTIANVALRYISGGLAVSSDEASWVVTTYLVANSIVLCASGWIAEMFGRKNFFLACITLFTVSSLLCGMAWDLQSLLVFRILQGLAGGGMTPVAQSILAAAFPPAKRGQGFALYGIAVVVAPVVGPTLGGWLSDNLSWHWCFLINVPVGVMSLILIYLIIPASEQQKKARAELWAKGPNFDFIGFILVAVFLGALEVVLDRGQIDGWFDSSFIVTFSALSLTGLVLFVPWELHRDKPLIDIRMLAGRQFGTCFAIMLATGALLIATTQILPQLLQERYGYTATLAGLVISPGGLVTMVMMVVVGRLSAIQPRWLIAAGACICVGAMADLLRLSPNADYWYFAMSRIYLGLGLPLIFIPITTASYDGIPANKTDQASAMINLARNFGGSIGVSISQTVLAQREQFHHSRLAEHIGAWNPFFHDTLNGIQNYLKSQNATGDNAGAAMAVIGRIVENQSALLAYIDVFVALACIALLMVPLALSLRTVDRSAKPAMGH